CCTTGAGTCTTTGACCGACTGTAGAGCACCCACAACTATCAAAGAACTGATTCAAGGTGTGCAGGAAGAATTTGATGAGTATGATGCCGGAAAACTCAACAGAATATTTCTAACACTTCAGACCGTCATGGTAGAAGTGATGAACCATGAAGGGGAAATTGCATACAAAATTCCACATTTGCGCAAGGATAGATTGGAAAGGCAAGGAATCCTACCACCTAGGATTCACTTTCCCCGTGAAGTTTATGAACATGCCATGGATATTCTAGAACAAGATGTCCAGTGAGCTTGGATTGGAAAGGGAGAGATACCGTACTCCATGTTTGGCTTGTAGCGAAAGGCTTGTACTCCATGTTTGTAGTGGAAAGGCATTGACTAGTGTGGAAAGGAGAGGAGAGgataggagaggagaggcaaggagAGGAGATGCTTGTACTCGATGTTTGTAATGGAAAGTCTTGTACTCGATGTCtgtagtggaaaggagaggagagCATATGAATTTCTGAATTTTAggaattttatatgaattttaggaaGTTTCAGAATTTATCCCAGAATTTTATATGAAATTTCTGAATTTGCGGAAAGGCTTTCTGTGATTACATTACCTGAATTTTATATGAAGTTGTGAAAGGCTATGTATGATTTCAGAAAAAAATATTATATGAAGTTTTTGAAGTTGTTGGAGAGGAGACAGAGGAGAAGAAAGGGCTTTGTATGATTACATTTTCTGAAATATTCTGAATTGTATGCAAATTTCTGAATTTTATGTTGTTTGTTGGAGAGGAGAGTTTCTAAATTTCCTTCtgtttgttggagtaggagaggagataaTTACTCCTGGTCCTTTCTACATCAATTCAACATGAACGAGGAGCTCCTAATATTGTGCTAATAATTCACCAACTAATAGGACTCGGCTGATAATTCACCAAATAAGCTTGTGCTAATAAGATGCTACTCTGCCGTCAGCCTTCTTTTATTCCTACACCTCTTGGAAAAAAATAACACAAACATGCCTCTAGTGGAAGTAGATAAATAGGCTAATGAAGAGTACTCGTCCTAGTGGTAGATTAATTGGACAAAATTAAAAGATCATGGTCAGGCTGCTCATGGTCATAAGCAGAGCAATGTAAAGCATGCACTGTTGAGAGTCTTGCCGCACTGGCATTTTCTTATAAACTAAACGCCCACATTTCATCATTTGTACTCGAACAAAAGATTCACAGAAGCAGTAGATAAGACTGCATTTGTTATAGCAGTAGCAAATGACAGGTGATTGGTTGGATACCTGCTCCACTACATTTGCTATAGCACATGTGTTCTTGCAAAAATCGCCGATACAAACTGAGTATGAAAAGAagcagcacaacatcattggcattcCTATTTGGCATTTTACTCCTAGATACAGTATGATTATTTCTGGGGTAAAAGCAGCAACCCAACCCCAGCTATTCACTCTGAAAGAatagaaagaaaaggaaggcccccAAGAAGGGGGCTGGACCCAAATCCTCTGTCTCTGCTCTGATTTTTACCTCTGTTTTTCTTCCCCGACGAGTTCAGTGAATCTGCGTGTGCATCCATTGGATCCCACCGTGCTAAGCTAGTTCGAGTGAGATTAGAGAGGAGACCTTAACTTCTCTAGACAATAGTACTCCTCGAATCATCCATACATCCATACAGAGAAGCAAGAAGAGTACCTGCAGACACAGTCCATCGTCGACGCAGCAGAGGAAGATGGCGAGGCGCATGGAGGAGCTGCCGCAGCCTGAACAAGGACACACCGCTGCTCTGCTTCGACGACGCCGTGGACGACCCCGGCGTCTGACTCGCTCCCCCGCCCCTGCTTCTGCCGCTGCAGGGGCTTCTTCACGCACTCCTTGCTCCAGCAAATCTGCGGCTCAACATGGGGTAGGCGCTCCTCCTTGCAGGTCGAGGGCGACGAGGAGCGCCGgtgttcgtcgccggcgtcgtcaagcAGAAGAAATCCGTCACCGCCGTCGAGCAGGAGAAGGCTGTCCTCCCGCTCCTCCTCGGCCTTGGTAAAAAGGGCAACTTTGCCTCGAGCGGGAGAAGGTGGCGCAGGAGACGCCGGCGAGAGGGAGAAGGCGGCACAGGAGAAAGGGAGAAGGGGCGACACCGACGCGGGCGAGCTAGGGAGCGGCGCCGGCGAGAGGGAGCTAGGGATTTGGGGAGAGAGTGCGGTGAGAGGGAGGGGAATCAGCAGAGTGAGTGAGCGCGGGGCAAAATGGGAAACAACACAATTTGCGTAGTGTGGCGAAATTTGAACTGCactttctaaacgctcttataaatgtttacagagggagtaccagcCATGACATAGTTAAGTTTTAGTTCAAATATCATGTAAAATCTTTTCAGCTTAACTTAAATAAAAACATACTGAGGCTCCACCATGTGACTTCCACGTAGAAGGTTCTCATATAGATGGACCAAAAAACAAGAAACATTTTCCTGTCAAAGGCTCCACCTTGTGACTTCCACTTAGAAGGTTCTCATATAGATGGACCGACGAGACAAAATTACGACAGGTTAGACCAAAAAACAGGAAACATTTTCTTGTCAAAGGTAATTCAAAATTAAAGAGAGGAAAATCAGTCTCTCGTTTTGCCAAAATTACTGTGTCGACCTGATTGTTTTTTAGAGGCCCAAATTTGCTTGATTCTAAATAGATGACACGGTAAACTGACTATAAAAGTCGGCAGTTCATACCACAACCCAATGACTAACAATGAACATCTCTCTATATGCAATATGATTTCAGAGTCAAACATACCATTATTTGCTATTGGACCAACCAAATGTGGTTTCAACTCCACATGAGAAAAACAATGTAGGAACTGAACATACATCCAAGTATACAAAACCAAAAATTCAAGCAAGAATTAGACAAGGCATCTAAGGCCATGATAGCATTCACTCACCCTGGTATGTAGCATCGGTGGAGCGAAATGTGTCAATGCCACGATAACATCCACATGTCCACCTTCATGCCTCCCTGACTCCTCCTGCCGACCACGCGCCTCTACCATGGCGTGTCCCCACATTCCCAGCCACGCCTTCTCAAGTACTCCCAAGAAGATAATGGTAATAACAGACTGTGCCAACATTATAAACTTAATattagtaattattggacatacgtTTAACTTGCACATGAACTATGTAAAATGCAAAATTACTAATGCCAGCTTAATAAAATGACTCCGCGGTGTCATACATGGAAAACCAAAGATCATGCTTAGTACTATCTCAGGTAGCAACAAATAAGCTAAAAGAAGGGAAACTTAATAAAGGTGTTGAATCACGTATAATTCATGTTGCCCTTGATAATGGATCAATCTACTCTTCCTAAATTAAACAATAGTGAAATTCCAGTAGCCTAAAGGCATGATTTGCACATATAGGATATTTCGTCCTCCCATTGACGAAGACGATGATGCAGTAGTCCAATACATATGAAAGCAAGTGGTTTCGTCATGAAGCATATCGTCATGGTGCAGATTTGGTTTTCTGAAATAAGGCATGAGCAATTAACAAAAAGATTCATCGCAGATGGCCAGATCTATGAATGCAAACATGTTATAATCACCTTCTTAAAACATGCAAACCAGTAATATAGGTAACAAACGGTGAGTTCAGCAAGATTTTGGACACGAAATGTTATTTACATATCAGGAAAAAGCTTTTGTTGTACAAAATAGTGTCACAAAAATATATCCCAATAAGAAGCTTGCTTATTTTCACATGGCCTATTTATATTTCTGGTAACTAAAACAACGTGGCAATGAACAAGAAAATAAGAGAATAAAGCTATAACCAGATTGTTCAACAAACCTCTATAGCTTGCATATAAACCAATGAAAGGTAGTAAAAAAGAAGGCACTCAGCAAGCACAATTCAGAATTAGAAGTGCACCTAACCGACGGGATCATGGTACTCAACAACGATATTTCTGTACAAACCAGATTAGAACCACATTTAACTGAAGAAAGTCATGTTAATGGAGCAATAAAGCCTTACAAACATGGATATGAACCGATGGCACATGGGCACTCAATCAAGCATGAAACAAATCAGCAGGATATTGCAGTACAAAATGTATTAAAACCACATTTTTTATGATGAGCTCCAAAGGAAAACCCCACAAACTGGATAGCAATTAGAACAAATCTAACCTTGCCTTGGTCGTGGACCAAAACAACCAAAACATGGGGCAGTGGAGCAATGGCGACACCATCCATCCATGTATCACTGATGACACTTGAAAACTGAAACGACCCTAATAAACAGAGTGTCCTGGTGGTAAGGAAGAGACAGGTTCATTATCATATTTTTCAGGTTTTAGAGCATATTCTAAGATAAGatcattattaattaatggttagtGCATTTGCAAGTAAAAATGTTGAAGCCATGAGGTGTATAACTACATAGGACTTTTTTGGTAGCTCCAGATTGGCAGGTATTGCATTTGAAATACGCTAGGTGTAGTAGTTTAAGGCACCATCATCAAGATAACATCATTCATGTGTTCTCTGGTCTCTTTGCCATCAAATTATATGCATGGGTTTTCTAGGACGTCTATATTTGCATCTCAAATgttgatgctttgcctgatcacaacAATTGCATTAACCTAGATTAATGATAACCTTATATGTCATGTAAGGAAGAAGAGTGAAGCGATTTATGCATAAGAATGCCTACCATTTACAGATTTGTACCGAAAACAAAAGCATGAGTGATAGTGATAGGGACGCATACAAAAGCTATGACTCAATCCTTGGCACGAGTTCCCGATTTAAACCAAGTGTTATTTGCATAGCAAAGGACTTTATTTTCATATAAAATTATTATAGATCAATTTTTAATGTGGCAGAACCATAATTTCAGAACATAACGCCAATTAGAGTGCATTTCAGCCACCTTCAGCATTGTAAATCAAGATAAACAATGGAGGCCAAGGTAAACAATAAGTAACGCCAAAATACTGATCATCAACTTAGTGTTTTGTTAatcattctataccaagcatcaatGATGCTTACACTCTTATCATAACTGATAAAAAAGATGCATCCTTGGACATGCTTATTAGTTTTACGCTCAAATAGAACTTATTAGGCCAATAAACCATACAATGTGATTTCTTAGGTACTTGGCAACCTCTCATAGGTTAATCAGAAGCTCTTTTATTGATTTAGATGTAATAACCAAGTCATTGTGTACCTTTTGGCAAGTTCATGCATTATTGCATCAGCTTTGAGGTCCATCAATCAAAACAAATCCCAAGCACATGAATTGAGCGAACACCTGACAGAACAAAGAAATAGGTGAGTGTTATCTATACAAAAACTAAGACAATGAAGTAGAAGGGATAATTATTTACAACAGAAGAAATGGTGGAGTATAATATCTCTACTCGACTCCGAATTAGCAAAATAAGAAGACATGGAAAGGCACTTGAAAAACATCATAGCGAAGTTCTTGAGACACTTGAAAAAACATTCCGATGAACAAAATGGAGTCCTCAAAGTGAGAATTAATCTGTCCAATCTACATGCAAGATTACAGTTTTTATCTAAACAACTAAACCCAAATCAATAATATAAACCTAAATTCAAAGACTTTGGATGACAAAAAGGCGTGCATATCTGAATGAAAATGGGGTTCTTCGTAACTTCAAACCACTCTCGCATGCTTTGGTTCGATACTCAGCCACTGGCAGGCCCAAAGATTCTAAAAGGACATCTAGCACCATTCTATAGGGGATTTTCACCATTGGGGGAGTAGCCTGTGGTTTAAAATGGATGATATTAATTTGCAGAGTATGAAAAGAATGTAAGGCATAGCCTAAAACGGCCTATTTATTTGACACCCAAAACATAGAGTAACTGGAAGCCTATGGTTAAACCATGCCTGCTAGGCTGCTACagcaaaaaaagaaaagataaCACACATAGATCACCAATTAGAAGGGCTCCCTGCACACCAGTCAATGGTCTGTATAAGTAATTGCACTAATACAGTAGATATCAAACTAATGGTGTGCATTAGGTACAGAGGTATCCTCTTGTGATGTTGAGAAGGGAATGGCAATGGTTGAATATCTACTGATGAATGGCACCTCTTCCAATCCATGTCTTTCCATGACGATGAAAAGGGAAAGGGAAGGCTTACATGGTACAGGGGCATTTGCGCTACAGAAATCTTGCATAGACGTGTGTAGAGAGAGAGATGAAGAGCGGTTGGGAAGCTCACCTTGGCGCCTCCCCAAAATCCGCCCGTGGTCGCCTGTCCCCGTTACCCACGCCAGGCACCAAATCAAGCAAAGGAACAAAAGACACCTCTATAAAGAGAAAAGGACCTCCAGGACAAATATATCCCCTTCTCGATGAGGAAAGATCTAGGTACCAAACAAACCAAGAAAGCCAACAAAAAAACTTCTAGGAATATAGCTAGATCCG
Above is a window of Triticum dicoccoides isolate Atlit2015 ecotype Zavitan chromosome 5B, WEW_v2.0, whole genome shotgun sequence DNA encoding:
- the LOC119309326 gene encoding uncharacterized protein LOC119309326, translated to MVEARGRQEESGRHEGGHVDVIVALTHFAPPMLHTRFLHCFSHVELKPHLVGPIANNERLESAVQISPHYANCVVSHFAPRSLTLLIPLPLTALSPQIPSSLSPAPLPSSPASVSPLLPFSCAAFSLSPASPAPPSPARGKVALFTKAEEEREDSLLLLDGGDGFLLLDDAGDEHRRSSSPSTCKEERLPHVEPQICWSKECVKKPLQRQKQGRGSESDAGVVHGVVEAEQRCVLVQAAAAPPCASPSSSAASTMDCVCSLARWDPMDAHADSLNSSGKKNRDAYDSLDSGGNITIKCGVNGLKILSDYPPFILQPDWQILLNIFRSRNWNKGKHHMLRPD